GCTGCTTCAATTATTGCAAAGGTGCGCAGGGACGAGCTTATAAAGGAACTCAAGCAGGAATGGGGCGATTTCGGCAGCGGTTACCCCTCAGACCCCAAGACAAAAGAATTCCTGCTGAAATGGGGAAAAGAGCACTCAGGAGAGTTTCCCAGTATAGTCAGGCAGTCCTGGCAGACTCTAGTAAATATCAGGGAAGAACTGAAAAAGGATGAACTTAAGTGAAAAATCGGAAATTGTAAAAAGAGAGAAAGTTCATAAAAATGAAAAGAATTTCGAAATATAAAAATTCTTTTCACTCGAAATTCCAGTAGATTTTACACTAGCAATAAATCATTATACTTACATATCTATGTTATTCTCATTCATATTTTCCAGGGTTTCTTCTGAGGAAACATTCTCGACAAGAGGCATGTAATCTATATTTCCGGTTGTCTCGTTGACAACGTAAGGCGTGTCTCCTATACCGTTTCCATCAGCATCTGTTCCGTTATAATCATTCCATGTATTGCCTGCTGAACTGCTGTTCCATGTGTTCGTTCCTTCATCTTCAGCATTGAAGAAGTTGAAGAAGTCATTCAGGTAAATCGTGTTACCGGATGATCCGCTGGAATATATCCCAATTCCATTCATGTATATGCTGTTATTAGTCAGGAAATTGGATTCAGCCGTATTGTCAAGCACAATTCCATTATCGTTTCTTAAAACGAAGTTATTTTCAAGTGTGTTCATTCTTGATGTGGACAGTAAGATTCCTATCTCATTTGATTCTACAGTGTTGCCCATAAGGGTATTGTTAGTAGAATTGTCTATGTGAATTCCGTGGTTGTTAATTGTAGCCACATTATTTGACAACTCATTTTCGTTAGATTGGGTCAGGTAAATTCCGCTGGCTCCAAAACCTATAAGGTTGTTGTCAAGGTGGTTAAAATGGGAATTGCTGAGGCCAATGCCAATATCATTCAATATCAGCGTATTGTTACTTATTAAGCAGTTTTGCACGCCTTCAAGGGAAATCCCGACCTCTCTGTCCATATCCATTCCTGAAGGGCCTCCTGCAATATAGAAGCCACTTATTGTCACGTTGTTTGACCTTATGGTGAATACATCCTCAGCCGGAATTGCACCAATTACATAGGTGCGATTCATCATGTCACCCGAAAGGTCGGTGCTCGAGATAATTGAAATTTCCTTATTTACGTTTACATTTTCTCTGTATACGCCAGGGCTTACGAGGATTGTATCTCCATTCTGTGCATTATTAATAGCTTCCTGGATCGAAGTATAGTTTCCTTCCCCATTACTGCCTACGGTGAAAACAGCAGCATCTGCCTGAGTAGATGCCACCCCGAGCACAAGAAGAAGGGCTATGCAAATACTCTGGATCGGTTTTCCTTTCATAGACTGATACTCCCCCTATTAATTATATAGCTAGAAAGATAATTCCTGTCTTTATAATAATTCATAAGAATAATTATCTGAGTTAATAAAAAGATTTTGAAATATATATTCTGAAAAATAAACCTGAACTTATATTTATAAATGCTTTCAATAATTAATTGTAATCGGAAATCTCAGTCAGCACAGGAAACTTGATTTGTATAGCCCGGTAAGAGATCACCAAGAAAGAGAGAAATTTGTCGCAAGAATACCGAAATAGATAAAAGCGTTTAATATAATTAACAGGCACTAATTGCCAGATTAAACTTCCAGATTAAATTGCTAGATCCAACTGTCAGATTAAATTGCAGATTCAACTAGATGAAATTGCCAGATTAAACTACCAGATATGGAAGTAACAGGACTCTCAAAATAAAAACGACAAAACAAAAATATTGATAAATAGAATTAATAACCATATAACTTAGCAGATAAATTAAAATAGTAAATAAATTAAAGTGACAAAAAATTAAAGTGGCAAAATAATTAAAGTCACAGCATAAATTAAAGAGCAAAAGCGGACTAATCAGAAATTTTCCGTGATATAATCCATCATTGACTCGAATACCCGCAGGCCATCGTCTGAGCCCAAAATTGCCTCGGAGGCTCTTTCCGGATGGGGCATGAGACCTAAAATGTTTCTTGAAGAGTTTACTATTCCTGCAATATTCTCAAGAGACCCGTTAGGGTTAGATGCTTCTGTTACTTTTCCGTTTTCATCAACATACCTGAAGACAACCTGCTCGTTCTCGTCAAGCTCTGCCAGGCTTTTCTCTTCGGCATAGAACTGCCCTTCCATATGAGCTATGGGCATCCTGACAATCTCGCCTTTCCTGAACTTCGAGGTAAAAGGCGTATCAACAGTCTCTACCCTTAGGTTTGTCCAGTGGCATCTGAATTTAGGATACTGGTTAGTTGTCAGGGCTCCCTCCAGCAGGCGGGCTTCGGTGAGAATCTGGAAGCCGTTGCAGATCCCCAGGATAGGCTTGCCTTCGGCTGCAAGTTTTTTCACTGAATTCATAATTGGGGTGAGGGCTGCAATCGCTCCTGCCCTGAGATAGTCTCCGTAGGAGAAACCACCAGGTACAACTACTCCGTCAAAACCAGTAAGATCCTCCTGTTTGTACCAGACAGTCTCGGCGTTCACACCCACAACATCTTTAAGGACATGCAGAACGTCAAGGTCGCAGTTTGTGCCTCCGAACTGAAGTATGGCAATTTTCATTTTTTCCCCTCAAGTTTCAAAGTTTTAGTTTTTCTGACCTCAATCGTCTTTCCACAATAGTTCATTTAAGTTCCTTGAGCTCGACTGTATAATTGTGGATGATTGGGTTTGCAATAAGCTTCTGGCACATCTCGTCAACTTTCTGCGCTGCAAGCTCTGCAGATTCAGCTTCAAGCACGATTTCGTACAGCCTTGCGGTTTTTACGCTATCAACCTGGTAGCCAAGTTGTCCGAGAGCCCTTTTTATGGTTGTGCCTTCAGGATCAAGCATACCTGCTTTCTGTTCAATTCTAACTGTTGCCTGGTACTGCATCTTTATAAGCCTCAATTTTAAATTTTGAAATTAAACGAAAATCCCGCTTTTAGAAGTCCGATAATGGATTAAAAGTGAGGGATCAAGTGTAAGGTCATGTAATTTGAAAGTAAACAATTATGGTTTTGAATCAAATAATTAGAAGGCATTTTATTATTCTAGCGATCTTTCTTATTCACTTTTCAATGCTGGCTTGTTTTTAACTTGCCTTGCCAGCACTGATTTCAAGGGAAATAAGGATAAAAGCTATTTAATCTTATGGGTCTTAGAGAATAAAAAGTACATTTTTATTTCTTTTGCTTTAAATTCTTGGTTTGTTGCTAGAGCCTTACGCTTGTCAAGACTGTAGAGCATTCCGAAAATAGCCTTTCAGTAAACTGTTCCGAAAATAGTTTAAAGAATGCTCACGGACTTCTGAGGAAAGCAGGTTCATTTTATGTTTTTGAAATTTTCAACGTCATTAAATATTTCGCCGATCTCAAAAATAAATGCCTTGAACAAAACTTATGTCATGAATTGTTTTTTAGGTCGATTATGATATATATCCCTATCCTTATAAGACTAGTAGATTGAGAGTTCTAGGGTTTCCTCTCAATCTCTGGGTTGGATCGCAGGTAGGGACGAGAATAGGGACTCGAACCCTACCATCTACTTATAGAATGAGATTAAGAGCAATGGGGTTTCCTCTTAATCTCCGGGTTGGATCGCAGGTAGGGACGAGAATAGGGACTCGGACCTACCATCTACTTCTAGACCAATAAATTACTTTTAAAATAATACTGCCTTTTAGCAAGCACTTTTAAAAGCAATTTTTAAAAGCCTCTCTTTTTCTTACAATGTCATTCGGCGTTAATAAAGCTTATGATTGACTCCAGATTCAAACCTTTTAAATATACCTCTTTTATCAATCAATTGTAGTGCCTGTATTAAATTCTTGAGATCATGTCTCCCAATAGTGATTATCCATTCAGACTACTCTGAAAGTTAGCAGGATATTCAAGGGATTAAAGAGCAGCCTGATTAATAGAAAAATACTGAGTAGTCAAAAAAATTGCTGGCTGCTTAAAAATTACTGAAAACCACCTGAAAGCCGCTACAAAATTATTTTGAGAATCCTTAGAGAAAGGTAAAAAACACCATAGGCAGAGAAGCCTCTTCTCCACCCGTCTTTTCCACAACGCAGTTTTTCAAAACTCAATTTTTTTTCATGCCTTAAAATCTTCAGATTTTCACGTTTTCTCTTGCCCACTGCACTCCGGCTTCGAGAACCATCTGGTTGAACTCAATAACTTTAGGCTTCCCTGCGAAGTTTTCAGCAAGAGCTTCCTTGAAGACTTCCTCTTCCAGACCTGTTGCGTTAAGACCAGCGAGGACTCCAAGCATGAATGAGTTGGCAGCCTTTTCTGAACCAGCTTCCTTGGCTTTTTCGGTTGCAGGGACTGAAATGGCTCTGGCATGTGCAGGCGTTTCGACCTCGCCAATAGAGGAATCATAGAGGATAAGCCCTCCTTCACGGACTGTCCCTTTGAACCTTTCAAGGGAAGGACGGTTCATAGCTATCAGGATGTCAGGGGTATAAACCGTAGGAGAGCCTATGGGCTGTCCTGAAATAACAACCGAACAGTTTGATGTGCCCCCTCTCTGCTCCGGACCATAGGATGGGAACCATGATGCATTGAGGTTTGCCTTTACTCCAGCCTGGGCAAGGATAATGCCCATGCTGAGGACACCCTGCCCTCCAAAACCTGCAATTTTGGTCTGGATCGGGGCAAAATCCGTTCTGGCAGGTTTCTCTTCAGCAGCCGCCTCAATGCCGTACAGCTTCTCAAGGGTTTCAGTTGTAAAGTCACTGACTCCGCGGTGGAGAGGTTCGACTTCTTCGGATCTGTCTCTGAAGTTCTTGACTGGGAATTCTTTTTCCATTTCCTCATTTATGAAACGGACAGCCTGTTCCGCATTCATTCTGAGGTTAGTCGGGCAGGCAGCAAGAACCTCAACAAAAGCATATCCTTTGCCATCACGCTGGATCTCAAGCGCCTTCCTTATGGCTTTTCTGGCTTTTCTTATGTGGGAAATATCCGAAACTGAGACCCTCTCAATAAAAACCGGAGCTTTAAGGTTGTCCAGTAACTCGCACATATGGAGAGGATAGCCTGCAAACCTGGGATCTCTGCCCTCAGGACATGTTGTGGTTTTTTCACCCACAAGGGTTGTAGGTGCCATTTGTCCTCCTGTCATTCCGTAAACGGTATTGTTTACAAAAAAGACTGCGAGCTTTTCACCCCGATTTGCAGCCTGAAGAGTCTCATTCAGGCCTATGGAAGCAAGGTCTCCATCTCCCTGGTAAGAAATAACCACGGCATTTTCTTCGGCTCTGGAAACCCCTGTTCCTACCGCAGGCGCCCGTCCATGGGCAACCTGAATATTGCCTGTATCGAAATAATAGTAAGCAAAGACCGCACAGCCCACAGGGCTGATCATAATGGTTCTGTCCTGAATCCCGAGATCGTCAATTGCCTCGGCAATAAGCTTGTGCAAAACCCCATGCCCACAGCCAGGGCAGTAGTGAGTGGCTGTTGAAGCTGCCCCTCCTTTGCGAGGGTAATCCGCATACAGGGCTTTTGGCCTTCCAATAACTTTTTCTCCATTAATAATTTCTGCTGCCATTTTCATGCCTCCCCTGCAATTTTCCTGATTTTATCCATAATCTGGTCAAGGGTGATCAGGTTTCCTCCCATACGGTTTACGAGTTCCACAGGCTGTGAGCAGCTAATTGCAAGCTTGATGTCGTCTTTCATCTGTCCGTTGCTCATTTCCACGGAAATAAAGGAGCAACCCTTGTCTGCCAGAGCTTTCAACGGCGCTTCAGGGAATGGGAAGAGCGTTTTTGGTCTGAAAAGCCCTACTTTGATACCCTCCTGCCTTGAAAGATCCACAGCTGACCTGCAAATCCTGCTGCTGATCCCGTAAGAGACAAGGACAATAGAAGCATCCTCGGTCAGGTATTCCTCATAATCGACTTCGTTCTGCCTTATAAGCTCGTACTTTGCCTGCAGTTTTTCATTAAATCTTCCAAGCTCATTAAAGTCCAGGAAGATC
The Methanosarcina thermophila TM-1 genome window above contains:
- the purS gene encoding phosphoribosylformylglycinamidine synthase subunit PurS, which translates into the protein MQYQATVRIEQKAGMLDPEGTTIKRALGQLGYQVDSVKTARLYEIVLEAESAELAAQKVDEMCQKLIANPIIHNYTVELKELK
- a CDS encoding 2-oxoacid:acceptor oxidoreductase family protein is translated as MAAEIINGEKVIGRPKALYADYPRKGGAASTATHYCPGCGHGVLHKLIAEAIDDLGIQDRTIMISPVGCAVFAYYYFDTGNIQVAHGRAPAVGTGVSRAEENAVVISYQGDGDLASIGLNETLQAANRGEKLAVFFVNNTVYGMTGGQMAPTTLVGEKTTTCPEGRDPRFAGYPLHMCELLDNLKAPVFIERVSVSDISHIRKARKAIRKALEIQRDGKGYAFVEVLAACPTNLRMNAEQAVRFINEEMEKEFPVKNFRDRSEEVEPLHRGVSDFTTETLEKLYGIEAAAEEKPARTDFAPIQTKIAGFGGQGVLSMGIILAQAGVKANLNASWFPSYGPEQRGGTSNCSVVISGQPIGSPTVYTPDILIAMNRPSLERFKGTVREGGLILYDSSIGEVETPAHARAISVPATEKAKEAGSEKAANSFMLGVLAGLNATGLEEEVFKEALAENFAGKPKVIEFNQMVLEAGVQWARENVKI
- a CDS encoding right-handed parallel beta-helix repeat-containing protein produces the protein MKGKPIQSICIALLLVLGVASTQADAAVFTVGSNGEGNYTSIQEAINNAQNGDTILVSPGVYRENVNVNKEISIISSTDLSGDMMNRTYVIGAIPAEDVFTIRSNNVTISGFYIAGGPSGMDMDREVGISLEGVQNCLISNNTLILNDIGIGLSNSHFNHLDNNLIGFGASGIYLTQSNENELSNNVATINNHGIHIDNSTNNTLMGNTVESNEIGILLSTSRMNTLENNFVLRNDNGIVLDNTAESNFLTNNSIYMNGIGIYSSGSSGNTIYLNDFFNFFNAEDEGTNTWNSSSAGNTWNDYNGTDADGNGIGDTPYVVNETTGNIDYMPLVENVSSEETLENMNENNIDM
- the purQ gene encoding phosphoribosylformylglycinamidine synthase subunit PurQ produces the protein MKIAILQFGGTNCDLDVLHVLKDVVGVNAETVWYKQEDLTGFDGVVVPGGFSYGDYLRAGAIAALTPIMNSVKKLAAEGKPILGICNGFQILTEARLLEGALTTNQYPKFRCHWTNLRVETVDTPFTSKFRKGEIVRMPIAHMEGQFYAEEKSLAELDENEQVVFRYVDENGKVTEASNPNGSLENIAGIVNSSRNILGLMPHPERASEAILGSDDGLRVFESMMDYITENF